A stretch of Anaerohalosphaeraceae bacterium DNA encodes these proteins:
- a CDS encoding glycoside hydrolase family 127 protein: MKKFSRKVFLVLAAVLSAVGSAPAVSPYAKLRNPQFGSVRWTEGFWAERFAVCRDVMVPNMWRLFSDPNVSHAWENFLVAAGRKEGRHRGPKWNDGDFYKWLEAAAYVYAVTKDEALNRQMDEIIKIIGAAQRPDGYIHTPVLIAQRTGAVQAAEFAQRLDFETYNMGHLMTCAVVHYQATGKTTLLQIARNAADYLYRVYKTQPETLAANAICPSHYMGTADLYRITGEPRYLELLKGLMEIRSLYKNGMDDNQDRIPFYEQREAVGHAVRANYLYAGAADLLAETGDERLRTPLESIWKDVTGRKLYITGATGALYNGASPDGSSKQDTIQPVHQAYGRPYQLPNLTAHNESCATVGFVLWNKRMLMLTGEARFADAMEQALYNGVLAAISLDGTKFFYTNPLRVTKDLPFELRWSRYRQPYISCFCCPPNVVRMIAESAEYAYSLSPEGVYVHLYGGNVLETRLLSGQKIRLQQTTDYPWEGTVQLVIKEAPNDPFTVFVRIPGWSKGACITINGRTFAAEAAPSQYVPLRRTWNAGDRVELEFPMEPRWMEGHPLAEEIRGQAALQRGPIVYCLESADLPERIRPADVAVRPSDDWKARRRQDLLGGVVVVEGRGYVVDGQPWGDELYRPVRLKKPVPVRLSLVPYYAWGNRGEGEMCVWLPVR; encoded by the coding sequence ATGAAGAAGTTTAGCCGAAAGGTCTTTTTGGTTTTGGCGGCGGTTCTCTCCGCCGTCGGGTCTGCACCGGCGGTCAGCCCGTATGCCAAGCTCAGAAACCCGCAATTCGGTTCGGTGCGGTGGACGGAAGGGTTTTGGGCGGAGCGGTTTGCCGTATGTCGGGATGTGATGGTTCCGAATATGTGGCGTCTGTTCTCAGACCCGAATGTCAGCCATGCCTGGGAGAACTTTCTGGTTGCCGCCGGACGAAAAGAGGGTCGGCATCGCGGGCCGAAATGGAATGACGGGGATTTTTATAAGTGGCTGGAGGCGGCGGCCTATGTCTATGCTGTGACAAAGGATGAAGCCCTCAACCGGCAGATGGATGAAATCATTAAGATCATCGGCGCAGCGCAGCGGCCGGACGGGTATATTCATACGCCCGTGCTGATTGCGCAGCGGACCGGTGCGGTCCAGGCGGCGGAGTTTGCCCAGCGGCTGGATTTTGAAACATATAATATGGGCCATCTGATGACCTGTGCGGTTGTGCATTATCAGGCGACGGGAAAAACGACGCTGCTTCAGATTGCCCGCAATGCCGCCGATTATTTGTACAGGGTGTATAAAACGCAGCCCGAGACACTGGCGGCCAACGCGATTTGCCCGTCGCACTATATGGGGACGGCGGACCTGTATCGGATTACGGGAGAGCCGAGGTATCTGGAGCTGCTGAAGGGGCTGATGGAGATTCGCAGTCTGTACAAAAACGGGATGGATGACAATCAGGACCGCATTCCGTTTTATGAGCAGCGGGAGGCGGTCGGCCATGCCGTTCGGGCCAACTATCTGTATGCCGGAGCGGCCGACCTGCTGGCCGAGACGGGCGATGAGCGTCTCCGGACGCCGCTGGAGAGCATCTGGAAAGATGTGACCGGACGCAAACTGTATATTACGGGGGCGACGGGGGCGCTCTATAACGGGGCTTCGCCGGACGGCTCCTCGAAGCAGGACACGATTCAGCCGGTGCATCAGGCCTACGGTCGTCCGTATCAGCTGCCGAATCTCACAGCGCACAATGAATCGTGTGCGACGGTGGGATTTGTCCTGTGGAACAAGCGGATGCTGATGCTCACCGGCGAAGCGAGGTTTGCTGACGCGATGGAGCAGGCGCTGTACAACGGGGTTTTGGCGGCCATCAGTCTGGACGGAACGAAGTTTTTCTATACCAATCCGCTGCGGGTGACGAAGGATTTGCCGTTTGAGCTGCGCTGGTCGCGCTATCGTCAGCCCTATATCAGCTGCTTCTGCTGTCCTCCCAATGTGGTACGGATGATTGCCGAATCCGCCGAATATGCTTACAGTCTGTCGCCGGAAGGGGTGTATGTGCACCTGTACGGCGGCAATGTTCTGGAAACGAGACTGCTGTCGGGGCAGAAGATTCGGCTGCAGCAAACGACGGATTATCCCTGGGAGGGTACGGTTCAGCTTGTGATAAAGGAGGCGCCGAATGACCCCTTCACCGTATTTGTGCGGATTCCGGGCTGGTCGAAAGGGGCCTGCATCACAATCAACGGACGCACATTTGCGGCTGAGGCGGCGCCGTCGCAGTATGTTCCGCTTCGGCGGACCTGGAACGCCGGTGACCGGGTTGAACTGGAGTTTCCGATGGAGCCGCGGTGGATGGAGGGGCATCCGCTGGCGGAGGAGATTCGCGGCCAGGCGGCGCTGCAGCGCGGGCCGATTGTTTATTGCCTGGAGTCGGCGGATTTGCCGGAGAGGATTCGGCCGGCGGATGTGGCTGTGCGGCCTTCGGATGACTGGAAAGCCCGCCGGCGGCAGGACCTGCTGGGCGGCGTTGTGGTCGTCGAGGGACGGGGGTATGTTGTGGATGGGCAGCCATGGGGCGATGAGCTTTATCGCCCCGTCCGCTTGAAGAAGCCGGTGCCGGTTCGTCTTTCTCTGGTGCCTTATTATGCCTGGGGCAACCGCGGCGAGGGCGAGATGTGCGTCTGGCTGCCGGTGCGATAG
- a CDS encoding LamG-like jellyroll fold domain-containing protein, whose translation MRIIAIFPVLVILLCPPCFAVDSEPIGWATAAGGTTGGLGGEVVTVTNKAEFVNAVSGDTPRIVQVLGTIHGDYNIPNVGSNKTILGIGYDAKIVGFSVKVSDVDNVIIRNLTFQGAMPQDGLICRRATHIWIDHCTFLDCADGLCDITDQSDYITVSWCRFYYTSKVNPHRFACLVGSTDDNPTDVGKLNVTFHHNWWGPYVDQRMPRGRYGKNHVFNNYYSCTGNSYCVGGSWGFKVLLENNYFNQVKNPIADAGRVDSGTSGTFTVEIKSVGNIFNACTGTMSGYGSAFVPPYSYALDAAADVPSIVAQGAGTTILVGDSALWPVQATVPNPADGESNAATTATLSWRAGHTAVSHNVYFGTSPTELVSFGNQTATTFTPPTLTADTKYYWRIDEVTADNTVIPGQLWMFKTAPTLPSDLIHYWPFDADFLDVSKVYASNPNNPFGAAWVDTDAKLLGSGCLDLTYPKDGLIVGWSDTGTNRVFPNAAPMTISLWFRPTALPASDKTACMLGTKVGTVTAAKTFRIELLPSGACRLTVDTQTPEFGNRPVLNQWNHVLVSIDAAGQLRGWLNASEAGSIALTTSASNNYNGQYTGIGFYGDEPSVNGMSRGEYTGYIDDVAVWSRWSDRTFAELLYNDGLGRTAVGNPVFTTDLIENPNTVELTPYVGRTLRPYAEGIGTFRKLSGPDWLIVSPNGNLSGAPKDADRGLNTFTVVYENTSGQSDTAVMTIHVSNVYSGVKGLQDLAGIAEKWLWADCGDSPACGGADRNGDRKVDMLDFARLAWAWLADETLVLALPFEETSGNTTKDISLYSRTANLAGGPTWTEGVSGGGLLLDGLDDYAEFPDFFGISGGRARTVCAWIQTTQTGGMILTCGGLDTGSRWLFFVNNSRLQLGVGGGSILSNQTVADGQWHHVAAVLEAPETGPASVQHLRMYIDGQPASGTYTNPSLAINTGTACPVRIGAIQQTSGLLGSFFSGRLDDVRLYERALSPQEIQTLYQQGSR comes from the coding sequence ATGAGAATCATCGCAATATTTCCTGTCCTTGTTATCCTTTTGTGCCCGCCTTGTTTTGCCGTGGATTCAGAGCCGATTGGATGGGCGACCGCAGCCGGCGGTACAACCGGCGGTTTGGGCGGTGAAGTGGTGACCGTGACGAATAAGGCCGAATTTGTCAACGCTGTCAGCGGAGATACACCCCGTATCGTTCAGGTGCTCGGGACAATTCACGGGGATTACAATATTCCCAATGTGGGGTCCAACAAGACCATTCTCGGTATCGGCTACGATGCGAAGATTGTGGGGTTCAGCGTCAAGGTCAGCGATGTGGACAACGTCATTATTCGCAACCTGACTTTTCAGGGTGCGATGCCGCAGGATGGTCTGATTTGCCGGCGCGCCACTCACATCTGGATTGACCACTGTACTTTCCTGGACTGTGCGGACGGGCTGTGCGACATTACCGACCAGAGCGATTATATCACGGTTTCCTGGTGCCGGTTCTACTATACCAGCAAGGTGAATCCTCACCGATTTGCCTGTCTGGTCGGCTCGACCGACGACAACCCCACGGATGTGGGCAAGCTGAATGTGACGTTTCATCATAACTGGTGGGGGCCCTACGTGGACCAGCGGATGCCCCGCGGACGATACGGAAAAAATCACGTGTTCAACAACTACTACTCCTGTACGGGAAACTCCTACTGCGTCGGGGGCTCCTGGGGTTTTAAGGTGCTTTTGGAGAACAATTATTTTAACCAGGTAAAAAACCCGATTGCGGATGCCGGACGAGTCGATTCGGGCACCAGCGGCACCTTTACGGTGGAGATAAAGTCCGTCGGCAATATCTTCAATGCCTGCACCGGGACGATGTCGGGGTACGGCAGTGCTTTTGTGCCGCCGTATTCGTACGCGCTGGATGCAGCGGCCGATGTCCCCTCGATTGTTGCGCAAGGGGCCGGAACGACGATTCTGGTTGGGGATTCGGCGCTTTGGCCGGTTCAGGCGACGGTTCCAAACCCGGCCGACGGGGAGTCTAATGCAGCGACGACGGCGACGCTGAGCTGGCGTGCCGGCCATACGGCCGTCAGCCACAATGTCTATTTCGGGACCTCGCCGACCGAACTGGTCAGCTTCGGCAATCAGACGGCGACCACTTTTACACCGCCAACCCTGACGGCCGATACAAAGTATTACTGGCGGATTGATGAAGTGACCGCCGACAATACGGTGATTCCCGGCCAACTGTGGATGTTCAAGACAGCACCGACTCTTCCGTCGGACCTGATTCACTACTGGCCGTTTGATGCGGATTTTCTGGATGTATCGAAGGTCTATGCTTCAAATCCCAACAATCCGTTCGGGGCGGCCTGGGTGGATACCGATGCCAAACTGCTCGGCAGCGGCTGTCTGGATTTGACCTATCCGAAGGACGGCCTGATTGTCGGCTGGTCGGATACGGGAACCAACCGGGTTTTCCCGAACGCCGCCCCGATGACGATTTCGCTGTGGTTTAGGCCCACGGCCCTGCCCGCTTCCGACAAGACGGCCTGCATGCTGGGCACGAAGGTCGGCACGGTGACAGCCGCCAAGACCTTCCGGATTGAGCTGCTGCCGTCCGGAGCGTGCCGGCTGACCGTTGATACCCAGACGCCGGAGTTCGGCAATCGGCCTGTGCTGAATCAGTGGAACCATGTGCTGGTGTCTATTGATGCAGCCGGTCAGCTCCGCGGCTGGCTGAATGCCAGTGAGGCCGGCTCGATTGCTCTGACGACTTCCGCATCGAACAACTACAACGGCCAGTACACCGGAATCGGTTTCTATGGAGATGAACCGAGCGTCAACGGAATGAGCCGGGGGGAGTACACCGGCTATATTGATGATGTGGCCGTCTGGAGCCGCTGGTCCGACCGAACTTTTGCGGAACTCCTTTACAACGACGGGTTGGGCAGGACGGCTGTCGGAAATCCTGTGTTTACAACGGATTTGATTGAGAATCCGAACACAGTTGAACTGACACCGTATGTCGGCCGGACCCTGCGGCCTTATGCGGAAGGCATCGGCACGTTCCGCAAACTTTCCGGCCCTGACTGGCTGATTGTCAGTCCCAACGGGAATCTGTCGGGGGCTCCGAAGGATGCGGACAGAGGGCTCAACACCTTCACCGTTGTTTATGAGAATACCTCCGGACAGTCTGATACAGCCGTAATGACCATCCACGTGTCCAACGTTTATTCCGGCGTCAAAGGTCTGCAAGACTTGGCCGGAATAGCCGAAAAATGGCTTTGGGCGGACTGCGGCGACAGTCCTGCCTGCGGAGGGGCGGACCGAAACGGCGACCGCAAGGTGGATATGCTCGATTTTGCCCGGCTTGCCTGGGCCTGGCTGGCGGATGAGACGCTTGTGCTTGCTTTGCCTTTTGAGGAAACAAGCGGAAATACAACGAAGGATATATCCCTTTATTCGAGAACGGCCAATCTGGCGGGGGGCCCAACCTGGACGGAGGGCGTTTCGGGCGGCGGTCTTCTGCTGGACGGGCTGGATGATTATGCAGAGTTTCCTGACTTTTTTGGAATCAGCGGCGGCCGGGCGCGGACCGTTTGTGCCTGGATTCAAACCACGCAGACCGGCGGAATGATTCTGACCTGCGGCGGCCTGGATACAGGGTCCCGCTGGCTGTTTTTTGTCAACAATTCCAGACTTCAGCTGGGCGTCGGCGGGGGCAGTATTCTCAGCAATCAGACCGTAGCTGACGGGCAGTGGCATCATGTGGCGGCGGTTCTGGAGGCCCCGGAAACGGGACCGGCGAGTGTGCAGCATCTTCGGATGTATATTGACGGTCAGCCGGCTTCAGGAACCTATACGAATCCTTCTTTGGCAATCAATACCGGAACCGCCTGTCCAGTGCGAATCGGGGCGATTCAGCAGACCTCCGGACTTCTCGGGAGTTTTTTCAGCGGCCGCCTTGATGATGTCCGGCTTTATGAGCGGGCCCTTAGTCCGCAGGAAATCCAAACTCTTTATCAGCAGGGCAGCAGGTAA
- a CDS encoding glycoside hydrolase family 95 protein codes for MKRSGTGTSRKLGWVLFAVAAMELSLMAGADPGPLVLFYTSPATYTANATSNAALPIGNGKLAAMVYGGMSEEIIQFNEDTVWAGHPHNYVHPGASAYLEQIRNYVWAGQGKNAYDLVAKNNFMSIPLRQCPYQPTAELRLTFNHSGTNYRRQLDLTTATASVTYTAGGVTYQRDCFASYPDNVIVVRLTAGRPGMIGFTCSLTTPHTVVSRSVSGNDVVLRGAVDHVGQNNLASDVEFETRVRILAEGGSVTPSGQTLVVSGADAVTLVLGAASNYVRYNDITGNPSQRCLDTVSSAAAKGFAALRQRQLTDYQALFNRVTLDLGTSEKVNLPTDQRIAAIEAGVDAAKTNWSLFNADDLQLLTVNFQMARYLLISGSRPGSQPLGLQGKWNNELEPSWEGKMTLNINEEMNYWAAEVTNLAECHEPLFDLIRDLSETGAVVAAEHYGADGWVVHHNTDLWRGAAPINNPGGLWPSGGAWLCMHLWWHYEYSGDVDFLAEVYPLMKGAAEFFVDFLVPDPRTGRIPYLLTNPSHSPEQPNPALGDNGELVAGPTMDCQLIRGLFTYVIEASKILGVDAEFRQLLEQKRSQLPPNQIGRYGQLQEWLEDVDVPNTHRHLSHLVDLMPAGTITPHHTPDLAAAAEVVLNWKGDDTNNTSWSQAWKMCCRVRLGQGNHAYMILNKIIGKSHTYNMTFSRKGGTAGGTSENQIDGNLGVLMGMAEMFLQSHQGEVYLLPALPDKMANGSITGLRARGGFEVDITWQNRTLQTAQIRSLLGRTCRVRSARPIAVTDGSGGSVPVQSPGENLYEFPTQAGQSYTLTAYSCTAPLLSDYNQDCQVDFEDFAALAGQWLREGEGLDLSDLAQMAIDWLACGRDPGQTCWL; via the coding sequence ATGAAAAGAAGCGGTACAGGGACTTCTCGAAAATTGGGTTGGGTTTTGTTTGCTGTTGCAGCTATGGAGCTGTCCTTGATGGCCGGTGCGGACCCGGGGCCGCTGGTGCTGTTCTATACCAGTCCGGCGACATACACGGCGAATGCGACGTCCAATGCGGCGCTGCCGATTGGCAACGGCAAACTGGCCGCCATGGTGTACGGCGGGATGAGTGAGGAAATTATTCAGTTCAATGAGGATACAGTCTGGGCGGGCCATCCGCATAATTACGTTCATCCCGGCGCATCGGCTTATCTGGAACAAATTCGCAACTATGTCTGGGCCGGGCAGGGCAAGAATGCCTATGATCTTGTAGCCAAAAATAATTTTATGAGCATCCCGCTGCGACAGTGTCCCTATCAGCCGACGGCGGAGCTGCGGCTGACGTTTAATCATTCGGGCACGAATTACCGACGGCAGCTGGATTTGACAACAGCCACCGCATCCGTAACGTATACAGCTGGAGGCGTGACCTATCAGCGAGACTGTTTTGCCAGTTATCCGGACAACGTGATTGTGGTTCGGCTGACGGCCGGCCGGCCCGGAATGATTGGTTTTACATGCAGTTTAACCACACCGCATACGGTGGTCAGCCGTTCGGTCAGCGGCAATGACGTGGTTCTTCGCGGGGCAGTCGATCATGTGGGCCAAAACAATCTGGCTAGTGATGTGGAGTTTGAAACCCGCGTGCGGATTCTCGCAGAGGGCGGTTCGGTGACCCCCTCCGGGCAGACGCTGGTGGTCAGCGGAGCGGATGCCGTGACACTGGTGCTGGGGGCGGCGTCGAATTATGTCCGCTACAATGATATCACCGGCAATCCGAGTCAGCGGTGTCTGGACACGGTCTCCAGCGCCGCCGCCAAAGGGTTTGCCGCATTGCGGCAGAGGCAGTTAACCGACTATCAGGCCCTGTTTAACCGTGTGACGCTGGATTTGGGAACCTCGGAGAAGGTCAATCTTCCCACCGACCAGCGGATTGCCGCCATCGAAGCGGGGGTGGATGCCGCCAAGACGAATTGGTCGCTTTTCAACGCGGATGATTTGCAGCTGCTGACGGTGAATTTTCAGATGGCCCGGTATCTGCTGATTTCCGGGTCTCGGCCCGGCTCCCAGCCCCTGGGGCTGCAGGGCAAGTGGAATAATGAATTGGAGCCCTCGTGGGAGGGCAAGATGACCCTCAATATCAATGAGGAGATGAATTACTGGGCGGCGGAGGTGACCAATCTGGCGGAGTGCCACGAGCCGCTGTTTGATTTGATTCGGGATTTGTCGGAGACGGGGGCTGTCGTGGCGGCGGAGCACTATGGTGCGGACGGCTGGGTTGTGCACCACAATACCGATTTGTGGCGCGGGGCGGCGCCGATCAACAATCCCGGGGGCCTGTGGCCCAGCGGCGGGGCCTGGCTGTGTATGCATCTGTGGTGGCACTATGAATACAGCGGGGATGTCGATTTTCTGGCGGAGGTCTATCCGTTGATGAAAGGGGCGGCGGAGTTTTTTGTGGATTTTCTGGTGCCGGACCCGCGGACTGGCAGAATCCCTTATCTGCTGACAAATCCTTCGCATTCGCCGGAGCAGCCCAATCCGGCGCTGGGGGATAACGGGGAACTGGTGGCCGGCCCCACGATGGACTGCCAGCTGATTCGGGGGCTGTTTACGTATGTAATAGAGGCGAGCAAAATTCTGGGGGTGGATGCGGAGTTTCGCCAGCTCTTGGAGCAGAAGCGTTCCCAGCTGCCGCCCAACCAAATCGGACGATACGGCCAGCTGCAGGAATGGCTGGAGGATGTGGATGTGCCGAATACGCATCGCCATCTGTCGCATCTGGTGGACCTGATGCCGGCCGGAACCATTACCCCGCATCACACGCCGGACCTGGCGGCGGCGGCGGAAGTGGTTCTCAACTGGAAAGGGGATGACACCAATAACACGTCCTGGAGTCAGGCATGGAAGATGTGCTGTCGGGTGCGTCTGGGACAGGGCAACCACGCCTATATGATTCTCAATAAGATTATTGGGAAATCCCATACCTATAACATGACCTTTTCACGCAAAGGAGGGACTGCCGGCGGAACTTCAGAGAACCAGATTGACGGCAATCTGGGGGTTCTGATGGGCATGGCCGAAATGTTCCTGCAGAGCCACCAGGGGGAAGTGTATTTGCTGCCGGCCCTGCCGGACAAGATGGCCAATGGAAGCATAACCGGTTTGAGAGCCCGCGGGGGTTTTGAGGTGGATATTACTTGGCAGAATCGCACCCTCCAGACGGCACAAATCCGCTCGCTGCTCGGCAGGACCTGCCGGGTTCGTTCGGCCCGGCCGATTGCCGTAACCGATGGGTCCGGCGGGAGTGTTCCCGTGCAGTCGCCGGGGGAAAATCTTTACGAATTCCCCACACAAGCCGGGCAGAGCTACACGCTTACGGCGTATTCCTGTACAGCCCCGCTTTTATCGGATTATAACCAGGATTGTCAGGTAGATTTTGAGGATTTTGCCGCCCTTGCCGGGCAGTGGCTCCGTGAGGGAGAAGGGCTGGACCTGTCGGACTTGGCCCAAATGGCGATAGACTGGCTCGCATGCGGCCGAGACCCCGGACAGACTTGCTGGTTGTGA
- a CDS encoding DUF5060 domain-containing protein, producing MKKTILFVWMGLAGCLYAAESDRVEQWDFFELSLKGPATGNPFIGVEFSAVFENAGRRFEPEGFYDGDGVFRIRFMPDAQGVWKYKTRSNYPELDGKEGQFVCTAPAAGNHGPVRVRQQYHFAYADGTPFFPFGTTLYEWPFQTEDLKKQTLETLKQSPFNKARFLLIPPWKEHYVKGPEKLTEFPFVGTSRENWDFSRFNPGYFRNLEWCVRQFRDLGIEADLILFHPYDDGKWGFDRMDAATNERYLRYVIARFAAFRNVWWCLANENSFMTHLTDADWDRLFQIVQERDPHGHLRSIHNADRIYDYCKPWVTHVSLQYYMAVRYLGISPMLRDMYQKPIVHDEINYEGNIAKRWGNISGEEMVFRFWSAYIGGAYATHGDCYGTSEDPTWISIGGKMQGQSPPRIAFLRRIVESAGGLDPIDYAYETNIGGRAGEFYLIYFGRDPIQQWTFRLPKKNLKEGMRFRAEVIDTWNMTIEPLEEVFEVKPLDAYTFADKDGRCVSLPGRPFMALRLQRVD from the coding sequence ATGAAGAAAACGATTCTGTTTGTCTGGATGGGACTGGCGGGATGCCTCTATGCGGCCGAATCCGACAGGGTGGAACAGTGGGATTTTTTTGAACTGTCTCTGAAAGGCCCGGCGACCGGCAATCCGTTTATCGGGGTTGAATTCAGCGCCGTTTTTGAAAACGCCGGGCGGCGGTTTGAGCCGGAGGGCTTTTATGACGGTGACGGCGTGTTCCGAATTCGCTTTATGCCGGATGCACAGGGCGTCTGGAAATATAAAACCCGCAGCAACTACCCGGAGCTGGACGGCAAAGAAGGACAATTTGTCTGTACGGCTCCGGCGGCCGGCAATCACGGGCCTGTGCGGGTGCGCCAGCAGTACCATTTCGCCTATGCGGACGGCACGCCGTTTTTCCCGTTCGGCACGACTCTTTATGAATGGCCTTTTCAGACGGAAGACCTGAAAAAACAGACGCTGGAGACGCTCAAACAGTCGCCCTTTAACAAAGCGCGGTTTCTGCTGATTCCGCCGTGGAAAGAACATTATGTGAAGGGGCCGGAGAAGCTCACGGAATTTCCCTTTGTCGGTACGTCTCGGGAGAACTGGGATTTTTCCCGATTCAATCCGGGCTATTTTCGGAATCTGGAATGGTGCGTCCGGCAGTTCCGCGACTTGGGAATTGAAGCGGACCTGATCCTCTTTCATCCGTATGACGACGGCAAGTGGGGATTTGACCGGATGGATGCGGCGACGAACGAGCGGTATCTGCGTTATGTCATCGCCCGTTTTGCCGCCTTTCGCAATGTCTGGTGGTGTCTGGCGAATGAAAACAGTTTTATGACGCACCTGACGGATGCGGATTGGGACCGGCTCTTTCAGATTGTGCAGGAGCGCGACCCCCACGGGCACCTGCGGTCGATTCACAATGCCGACCGGATTTACGACTATTGCAAGCCGTGGGTAACCCATGTGAGTCTTCAGTACTATATGGCCGTGCGGTATCTGGGGATTTCGCCGATGCTGCGGGATATGTATCAAAAGCCGATTGTGCACGATGAGATTAACTACGAGGGGAATATTGCGAAACGCTGGGGGAACATCTCCGGCGAGGAGATGGTGTTTCGGTTTTGGTCGGCTTATATCGGCGGGGCGTATGCGACACACGGGGACTGCTACGGGACGTCGGAGGACCCGACGTGGATTTCCATCGGCGGCAAAATGCAGGGGCAAAGCCCCCCGCGGATTGCCTTTCTGCGCAGGATTGTCGAGTCCGCCGGCGGGCTTGACCCGATTGACTATGCCTATGAAACGAACATCGGAGGCCGGGCCGGAGAGTTTTATCTGATTTATTTCGGGCGGGACCCGATTCAGCAGTGGACCTTTCGCCTGCCGAAGAAAAATCTCAAGGAGGGGATGCGGTTCCGGGCGGAAGTGATTGATACCTGGAATATGACGATTGAACCGCTGGAGGAGGTCTTTGAAGTCAAACCGCTGGATGCCTATACGTTTGCGGACAAGGACGGGCGCTGCGTTTCTCTGCCGGGCCGTCCCTTTATGGCGCTGCGGCTGCAGCGGGTGGACTAA